CCAAAAAATCCACCGCTGCAACTGCCTCAAGAACAACATTGTCCACCGCTATTCTATCCCAAGCTACAGGATAAACGATATCGTAATGCACGTCGCGTTTTGCATCGATCGAAACCTCTACTGTTGAAGTTGGTAACAGGTCATCGTACTGGAAGAAATCGGTCGGGATACCCAGATCTTCACATACGTTACGCAACTCGTAACCATTATCGTCACGCCCTATGCGCGTTAGCATACGCGTCGTAACCCCCAATTTATTGAGGTGATAAGCCACATTCAAAGGCGCACCGCCTAATTTTTTACCTGTAGGAAGATTGTCCCAAAGAACCTCGCCAAAACAAATACCCTGTATTGATTTATCTCCGTTTTTCATATTTTCTCCTTTTTATACGAAGCTTCGGCCGAGCGCCAAAAACCAAGTAACAAATTGATTATTATATTTCCCTTTAAATTCAATGTTGACAATAGATACACACAACATGTTATCACATTGTCTTTGATTAAATAACTTTCGATAGGCGCCAGTCGCGTCATGGCTACTTCGACACCTATTGGTGTAGTCCAGCTAAAGACTAATGTAGATTGATGGTATGCCCAAGATCTTCCAATGATTTCCCTTTTGTCTCCGGCATAAACTTAAGCACATAAACAAGCTGCAGCACCATAAATAGGGCAAAGATCAAGAAGGTACCCCCGCCACCGAGCATTTCTGTCAAGGCTGGGAAACAAAAGGTGATAATCGCCGCCATCACCCAATGTGTCAAGCTACCAAATGTCTGCCCTTTGGCACGGACATCATTCGGAAAAATTTCCGAAATAAATACCCAAATCACCGCACCTTGCGAGAATGCGAAAAAGGCAATGAAACTCATCAGATAGATTGTGATCGCAAAACCCGTCGTTTGGTTGGTATAAAAAGCATGTGAAACGAGTGCCAATGAAACAATCAGCCCGATCGAGCCCACCAACATTAATTTTCTTCTGCCCACCTTATCGATGAAATTGATCGCCAGCAACGTAAAAATAAAATTGACAACCCCTATACCAACTGTCGAAAGCAATGAACTCTGTGAGCCTAAACCAGCCATTTCAAATACGCGGGGCGCATAATATATAATCGCGTTGATACCTGAGACTTGATTGAACAGCGCAAAACAAAAGGCCAATAAAATAGGTTTGGCATTTTCGCGAACGAAGAGTTTGCCTTCTCCTGCGGAATTGTTTTTGGACTCCTGAATTTTTGAAATCTCCAGCTCGTAACCATCCGAATTAATTTTTTTCATAATCCGCGTTGCCTCGGCCAAATTCCCTCGGTGCAGCAGCAACCATCTCGGACTTTCCGGGATGAGGAAGATCAAACAGAAGAATAACAACGACGGAAAACACTGTACGCCTAACATCCAACGCCAGGACTCCTCCCCTACCTGACCGATAAAGTAATTGGACAGATAGGCAATCAGAATCCCCAATACGACGTTGAACTGGAAAAGTCCGACCAACTTACCTCGCGATGCTGCCGGGGAGATTTCTGATATATAGATTGGTGCCGTTACCGAAGAGACGCCAACTCCTATGCCACCCAAAAAGCGGAATAAAATAAATATCGTCCAGTCATTCGCCAGTGCACTACCAATCGCTGAAATAAAGTAAAGGGCTGCAACAGCAAATAAGGTATTTTTACGGCCTAATTTATCGGAAGGCAGTGCACCTAATGCTGCGCCGACAACTGTCCCTATCAAGGCGATGGCCATTGTCAGTCCATGCTGAAACTCACTTAAATGCCAGTGTTCCTGCACGGCCTTTTCTGCTCCTGAAATAACCGCTGTATCAAATCCAAATAAAAATCCGCCTAAAGCCACTACAAAGGACCAAGCTAGTACCGTGTTTTTGTTCATGTTATGATCTATAATTGATTAATCCAAATTTAACCCTAGTTTCATCTTAACTTAAATTTGAGCTTCGCAAAAACATTTATTTATGTAACATTTTTTAAAAAACGTTAAAACACTAAAAATCTGAACCTTATACCAGCATTACTTTTTAAAACTTTCACTTTTTAAACAGAAAATTTAGAAAATGATACATTTTTGAAAGTTTCCATATCAGTGTAAAGAATACACTAACAAAGACGAGGTTACCCTAAAAAAACTAAATAATGTATATTCGGATATTGAAGGGAAAAAAATCATGGGAAAATATTTCATTTATGGTGGCATATTGATCCTGCTTCTTTTTTGTGGATGCCAACCAATGGTCCAGAAGAAAAAGCGGATTATTGCTTTTTCACAGTGTATCGGAAATGATGCCTGGCGACAAACCATGCTCGAAGAAATGAAAAGGGAACTTTCCTTCAATCCGGATATTGACTTTCTTTATCGAGATGCCCATGGCGACAATAATGTCCAGATTAATCAAATTCGGGAATTAGTCAAACAGGATATCGATCTTCTGATTGTATCGCCAAATGAGGCCGAGCCCCTTACCCCTATAGTAGATTCGGTATTTCAACGCAATATACCCGTCATCGTAACTGACCGTAAGACATCCTCAGGCCAATATAATGCCTATGTGGGGGCAGACAATCTTGCTATCGGAAAACTGGCGGGCCAGTATAGCCGCACCATTTTACAAAACAATGGTTCGATCGGCCTGGTTACTGGATTATCGGGTACATCCGCCTCCATAGAACGTGAAAAAGGCTTTATGCAGCAAATTGGAGATGCTAAAGGGATTCGAACGAGCGGAATCATTCACGGCGGATGGGAAAAAAACAAAGCTTATTTGGAAACGCGTAGGCATATAGACCAAATGATCCAGAGTGATATCATCTTCACCTTCAATGATCAGATGGCCATGGGGGTAAAAAAAGCATTGGACGAAGCCCAGATCAAAAAGGACATTAAGATAATCGGTGTTGATGCCCTTCCTGGTCCCGGAAATGGCCTTGAACAGATCATACAGGGCAAAATGTTCGCTTCCATACTCTACCCCACTGGCGGAGCCGAAGCCATTCGAACGGCCTTGGCTATCATCAACCACCAAAACTACCGCCGCGAGAATATACTCGCAACCTCTGTCATCGATAAAACCAACGCGGAGTTGCTTGCCCTGCAGTCGGATAAAATAAAGCAACAGCAGCTCGATATAGACAAAAGACAGGAATTCATTACGGAACAGAATAAGATTTACCAAAGTCAAAAGTCGGTTCTTAATGTACTGGTCGTTAGCTTGGTGCTTGCTGTTGTCTTTGGTGGCATTTCTATTATCGTGATCAGGAGCAACTGGGAAAAGAACAAACATCTGGAAATCCAAAATAGTGAGATCCTTGCGCAACAAAAACAGATCGTCGAGATGAATAGTCAGATCCAGCAAGCGGCAGAAATCAAGAATAATTTCTTCACCAACATCTCACATGAATTTAAAACACCACTGACGCTTATTATAGCGCCTATCGAGGACCTTGAATTACGAAAAGACCTGCCAGAAGAAGTCAAAGAACAGTTGTCGCGCGTCAAGCGGAATGCAAAAAAACTACAGCGTTTGGTTACCGACCTCATTGATATCCACCGAATCAGTAAATCAAAAATTAGGTTACATGCGTCTATCGTTTATATCGATCCATTCATCCAGCAGGTAATAGGTAGTTTCAAACCGCTATTTAAGAAAAACAGAATCTCGGTCAGTTATGTCAACAAAACAAGTTTGAAAGAGGTTTGGATGGACGAATACCTCATGGAACAGGTCCTATCCAACTTATTATCCAATGCGATCAAACATACGGCGGCAAGTGGCAGAATTGAAATTATATTGGAAGAAAACAATTTCAAAGACTATTTCTATCTACGGGTTTTGGATAATGGTCTGGGAATTGCGCCGGTTGATATTGAGCATATTTTTGATCCTTTTTACCAAGGAGCCGGCAGCCGTAACGGATCCGGAATCGGACTCGCATACAGCAAACAGATCGTCGAACTGCATCATGGCCAGATCACCGTGAGCAGCAAGCCCGGCCATGGATCGATCTTCACCCTCCGCATGCCAATTGGGAACGGTCATTATGAACCTGCTGAACTGGCCGGTTTCGACAGTGGAGAAAAACCATTGTTTCAGCAACAAGATCTACTGGACACGACAGCAAAGGTGGTAGACAACAATCTTTCTTTTCGATCCAACAAATCGAAGAGCATTATGATCGTCGAAGATAATGATGAAATCAGAGACTATCTCCGCTCGTTATTGGAACAGGATTACAACCTGTTTCTGGCGAAGGATGCCCAGCAAGCCACTAGTATGATGAAGACACATTTTCCAGACCTGGTGATCACCGATATTATGCTTCCTGATGGAAGCGGACTGGATATTTTGAAAGACATCAAAGCCTTTTATCAGACCGCACATATTCCCGTCATCTTACTGAGTGCACTTGCCAACGAGGAGACCATGCTTGAGGGGAGCAAATTAATGGCCGATGACTACATGACTAAGCCATTCAATGCCGAACTGCTGCGGATACGTATTTCAAATATTCTTCAATCGCGTCATCAGCTTAAAGAAAAATATAGCAGCAACGTCGAACAGTTTGAGCGTACTCAAGCCGAACAGGTCAACGATAGCGACAGAAGATTCCTAAACAATCTCTCCGCCATTGTCGAATCCAAGTTATCGGATCAGCGGTTAAGCGTCGACGGGATTGCCAACGACCTCCATCTCTCACGTGTTCAGCTCTATCGTAAGGTGAAACAGCTGCTCGACTGCAGTGTCAATGAGTATATTGCGGAACGAAGATTAAAGAAAGCCAA
The DNA window shown above is from Sphingobacterium thalpophilum and carries:
- a CDS encoding substrate-binding domain-containing protein; the encoded protein is MGKYFIYGGILILLLFCGCQPMVQKKKRIIAFSQCIGNDAWRQTMLEEMKRELSFNPDIDFLYRDAHGDNNVQINQIRELVKQDIDLLIVSPNEAEPLTPIVDSVFQRNIPVIVTDRKTSSGQYNAYVGADNLAIGKLAGQYSRTILQNNGSIGLVTGLSGTSASIEREKGFMQQIGDAKGIRTSGIIHGGWEKNKAYLETRRHIDQMIQSDIIFTFNDQMAMGVKKALDEAQIKKDIKIIGVDALPGPGNGLEQIIQGKMFASILYPTGGAEAIRTALAIINHQNYRRENILATSVIDKTNAELLALQSDKIKQQQLDIDKRQEFITEQNKIYQSQKSVLNVLVVSLVLAVVFGGISIIVIRSNWEKNKHLEIQNSEILAQQKQIVEMNSQIQQAAEIKNNFFTNISHEFKTPLTLIIAPIEDLELRKDLPEEVKEQLSRVKRNAKKLQRLVTDLIDIHRISKSKIRLHASIVYIDPFIQQVIGSFKPLFKKNRISVSYVNKTSLKEVWMDEYLMEQVLSNLLSNAIKHTAASGRIEIILEENNFKDYFYLRVLDNGLGIAPVDIEHIFDPFYQGAGSRNGSGIGLAYSKQIVELHHGQITVSSKPGHGSIFTLRMPIGNGHYEPAELAGFDSGEKPLFQQQDLLDTTAKVVDNNLSFRSNKSKSIMIVEDNDEIRDYLRSLLEQDYNLFLAKDAQQATSMMKTHFPDLVITDIMLPDGSGLDILKDIKAFYQTAHIPVILLSALANEETMLEGSKLMADDYMTKPFNAELLRIRISNILQSRHQLKEKYSSNVEQFERTQAEQVNDSDRRFLNNLSAIVESKLSDQRLSVDGIANDLHLSRVQLYRKVKQLLDCSVNEYIAERRLKKAKSLMAEGLTINEIFSSVGFSSASYFASAFKRKYGQSPSAYKKELDKK
- a CDS encoding sugar porter family MFS transporter, giving the protein MNKNTVLAWSFVVALGGFLFGFDTAVISGAEKAVQEHWHLSEFQHGLTMAIALIGTVVGAALGALPSDKLGRKNTLFAVAALYFISAIGSALANDWTIFILFRFLGGIGVGVSSVTAPIYISEISPAASRGKLVGLFQFNVVLGILIAYLSNYFIGQVGEESWRWMLGVQCFPSLLFFCLIFLIPESPRWLLLHRGNLAEATRIMKKINSDGYELEISKIQESKNNSAGEGKLFVRENAKPILLAFCFALFNQVSGINAIIYYAPRVFEMAGLGSQSSLLSTVGIGVVNFIFTLLAINFIDKVGRRKLMLVGSIGLIVSLALVSHAFYTNQTTGFAITIYLMSFIAFFAFSQGAVIWVFISEIFPNDVRAKGQTFGSLTHWVMAAIITFCFPALTEMLGGGGTFLIFALFMVLQLVYVLKFMPETKGKSLEDLGHTINLH